In Solanum pennellii chromosome 3, SPENNV200, a single window of DNA contains:
- the LOC107014665 gene encoding uncharacterized protein LOC107014665 isoform X7, with product MKYLSLKKLGNFMFLYIQRIVLGAGKQQNAITQVVQCHHCSKKMITLHRMLPNLRLTALKGELAATLNQAAGTTCSFENIINIEKFSYYLGAVELRNCLQKFIAVSEENRAIAFPGKELLLSKVDVTNDKVGSEGGDSQTSRPSKLDTPVKYSASPAKAAQIERQNSSGSEESACSSEEEQPSVERSRTLIRSASPRRSASPMRRVQIGRSGSRRSTAITIKSLNYFPARERSISHKDDAASGSDEEDSEQTSKKGEKNACRMSVQDAISLFESKQKGQAVDYQRTKSLLSASVGANKGVLRRWSSGVCENYKGSVDVASDDPVSEAINLLESQENETILEKKPDSYPPPVSQDTEAAAADFKQNLPEEKAYSPNVTTEGSFPNEHEEMDEKLNASVEWTRQKEAELDQLLTKMMETKPSKYRNLAASNGKNQSRPAERRGGYYDHYKEKRDEKLRGEAARNRAETDKQLKAMQQILDEKKAEIVTGNANNVSKKTNIKRTQRTVKKSPESTNTKDGTPKPSVAKKASSKASQLPATRKSWPSLPSPRVAGTSTTKTPSTTNSAGTTTPTCRRSQPTKAVPPTSQKGEKIQPHAKSVKTPPSNIRKNVTNGNDKKQQTLTKASKPSKARVQPTPGDSASSAKPGLNRVAKKSSVVPLESKEAKPFLRKGSGTASGHSPVIKAKVSSQPEKSLRESTEFVQAEENEIASVASSPLNQLQDKGLEELKIHEDENSVIKLDSPQKYEDRDSCNKVTPDNEDDFGRMEESALKREVEEESNISPRAWVVIEEQEDQALPCNDGFGPNESLTDGTTLKISSPRVRHSLSQMLLEESSEDVIDWGNAENPPTMVYQKDVPKGLKRLLKFARKSKTDSNSTGVSSPSVFSEGEEDPEDSKLLTKSSSDNLLRKATLHAKHSGQPKMSLEDYELSAQTSIGRIAAQKLQASRLSAPASTTKASRSFFSLSAFKGSK from the exons ATGAAATATCTCAGCTTGAAGAAGCTCGGAAATTTCATGTTTCTTTATATTCAAAG GATCGTATTGGGAGCGGGGAAGCAG CAGAATGCGATTACTCAAGTGGTGCAGTGTCATCATTGCAGCAA GAAGATGATAACCCTTCATCGAATGCTTCCAA ATTTGAGGTTGACTGCTTTGAAAGGGGAATTAGCTGCTACTTTAAACCAAGCTGCTGGCACTACATgctcttttgaaaatattattaacattGAAAAGTTCTCTTACTATTTGGGGGCTGttgaattaag GAACTGTCTGCAGAAGTTTATTGCTGTGAGCGAGGAGAACAGGGCTATTGCTTTTCCGGGTAAAGAGTTGTTGCTTTCAAAAGTTGATGTCACAAATGACAAGGTTGGTTCAGAAGGGGGCGATTCTCAAACATCTAGACCATCAAAGTTGGATACACCAGTGAAGTATAGTGCTTCCCCTGCAAAAGCTGCACAGATAGAGAGGCAAAACTCATCAGGAAGTGAAGAATCTGCTTGTTCAAGTGAGGAGGAACAACCATCAGTGGAAAGAAGTCGTACTCTCATAAGATCTGCATCTCCGAGAAGGTCTGCATCTCCAATGCGAAGAGTCCAAATCGGGCGGTCTGGGTCACGAAGATCCACTGCTATAACGATTAAGAGTCTAAATTACTTTCCTGCCAGAGAAAGGTCTATCTCTCATAAAGATGATGCTGCTAGCGGTAGTGATGAAGAAGATTCTGAGCAAACCTCTAAAAAGGGTGAGAAGAATGCCTGTAGAATGAGTGTGCAAGATGCAATCAGTCTCTTTGAGAGCAAACAGAAAGGGCAAGCTGTTGATTATCAAAGGACGAAGTCATTATTAAGTGCGTCAGTTGGTGCTAATAAAGGGGTTTTGAGAAGATGGAGTTCAGGTGTGTGTGAAAACTATAAAGGCTCTGTTGATGTTGCTTCTGATGATCCAGTTTCCGAGGCTATCAATTTATTGGAAAGTCAAGAAAATGAGACGATTTTGGAAAAGAAACCCGATTCATATCCTCCTCCTGTAAGCCAGGACACCGAGGCGGCGGCTGCTGATTTCAAACAAAACTTACCTGAAGAAAAAGCATATAGTCCAAATGTTACAACAGAGGGATCTTTCCCTAACGAACATGAAGAAATGGATGAAAAGTTAAATGCCTCAGTTGAATGGACTCGACAAAAGGAAGCAGAGCTAGACCAATTGCTTACAAAAATGATGGAAACCAAGCCTAGCAAATATCGGAACTTGGCAGCAAGTAATGGAAAAAACCAGAGCCGTCCCGCCGAGCGTCGAGGTGGTTACTATGATCATTACAAAGAGAAGAGGGATGAGAAGCTTCGTGGTGAAGCTGCTAGGAATAGAGCAGAGACGGATAAACAATTGAAAGCAATGCAACAAATTCTTGATGAAAAAAAAGCTGAAATTGTCACAGGAAATGCAAATAATGTtagtaaaaaaacaaatattaagaGAACCCAGAGAACAGTCAAGAAATCCCCTGAATCCACAAATACCAAGGATGGAACTCCCAAACCTTCTGTTGCAAAGAAAGCTTCATCAAAAGCATCGCAACTTCCAGCAACACGGAAATCATGGCCGTCTTTGCCGTCACCAAGAGTTGCAGGGACATCAACTACTAAAACTCCTTCTACAACAAATTCTGCAGGTACTACTACACCTACCTGTAGAAGATCACAGCCAACAAAAGCAGTTCCTCCGACAAGCCAAAAGGGTGAGAAGATACAACCCCATGCAAAATCTGTTAAAACACCCCCGAGTAATATCAGAAAGAATGTTACAAATGGGAATGATAAGAAACAGCAGACTTTGACAAAAGCTAGCAAACCTTCAAAAGCCAGAGTTCAGCCTACCCCTGGAGATTCTGCATCCTCTGCTAAACCTGGACTCAACAGGGTAGCCAAGAAAAGTAGTGTGGTGCCTCTGGAATCAAAGGAGGCAAAGCCTTTTCTTCGTAAGGGGTCTGGTACTGCATCTGGTCATAGTCCAGTCATAAAGGCCAAAGTTTCATCTCAGCCTGAAAAATCTTTGAGGGAATCTACGGAATTTGTTCAAGCTGAGGAGAATGAAATTGCCTCTGTTGCTTCTAGTCCTCTTAATCAACTGCAGGACAAGGGTCTTGAGGAGTTAAAGATCCATGAAGATGAAAACTCCGTAATTAAGTTAGACAGCCCTCAAAAATATGAAGATAGGGATAGCTGCAATAAGGTTACACCAGATAATGAAGATGATTTTGGAAGGATGGAAGAGTCTGCACTGAAAAGAGAGGTTGAAGAGGAATCTAACATTTCTCCTCGCGCCTGGGTGGTAATAGAGGAGCAGGAGGATCAAGCCCTTCCATGTAATGATGGTTTTGGTCCCAATGAATCTCTGACTGATGGTACAACATTAAAAATCTCAAGTCCACGAGTTCGTCATTCTCTGTCTCAAATGTTGCTTGAAGAAAGCAGTGAAGATGTTATTGACTGGGGTAACGCTGAGAATCCTCCTACCATGGTATATCAGAAGGATGTGCCGAAAGGATTGAAGCGGCTTCTAAAGTTTGCTCGTAAGAGTAAGACTGATTCAAATTCAACTGGTGTTTCAAGCCCATCTGTCTTCTCAGAAGGTGAGGAGGATCCAGAGGATTCTAAACTTCTCACCAAAAGCAGTTCTGACAATCTATTGAGAAAGGCTACACTTCATGCCAAGCATTCTGGACAACCAAAGATGTCTTTGGAAGACTATGAGCTATCCG CTCAAACAAGTATTGGCAGAATTGCTGCTCAGAAACTGCAAGCAAGCCGGCTTTCAGCTCCAGCAAGTACAACAAAAG CATCAAGATCATTCTTTTCTCTTTCAGCATTCAAGGGAAGTAAGTAA
- the LOC107014665 gene encoding uncharacterized protein LOC107014665 isoform X8 produces the protein MKYLSLKKLGNFMFLYIQRIVLGAGKQNAITQVVQCHHCSKKMITLHRMLPNLRLTALKGELAATLNQAAGTTCSFENIINIEKFSYYLGAVELRNCLQKFIAVSEENRAIAFPGKELLLSKVDVTNDKVGSEGGDSQTSRPSKLDTPVKYSASPAKAAQIERQNSSGSEESACSSEEEQPSVERSRTLIRSASPRRSASPMRRVQIGRSGSRRSTAITIKSLNYFPARERSISHKDDAASGSDEEDSEQTSKKGEKNACRMSVQDAISLFESKQKGQAVDYQRTKSLLSASVGANKGVLRRWSSGVCENYKGSVDVASDDPVSEAINLLESQENETILEKKPDSYPPPVSQDTEAAAADFKQNLPEEKAYSPNVTTEGSFPNEHEEMDEKLNASVEWTRQKEAELDQLLTKMMETKPSKYRNLAASNGKNQSRPAERRGGYYDHYKEKRDEKLRGEAARNRAETDKQLKAMQQILDEKKAEIVTGNANNVSKKTNIKRTQRTVKKSPESTNTKDGTPKPSVAKKASSKASQLPATRKSWPSLPSPRVAGTSTTKTPSTTNSAGTTTPTCRRSQPTKAVPPTSQKGEKIQPHAKSVKTPPSNIRKNVTNGNDKKQQTLTKASKPSKARVQPTPGDSASSAKPGLNRVAKKSSVVPLESKEAKPFLRKGSGTASGHSPVIKAKVSSQPEKSLRESTEFVQAEENEIASVASSPLNQLQDKGLEELKIHEDENSVIKLDSPQKYEDRDSCNKVTPDNEDDFGRMEESALKREVEEESNISPRAWVVIEEQEDQALPCNDGFGPNESLTDGTTLKISSPRVRHSLSQMLLEESSEDVIDWGNAENPPTMVYQKDVPKGLKRLLKFARKSKTDSNSTGVSSPSVFSEGEEDPEDSKLLTKSSSDNLLRKATLHAKHSGQPKMSLEDYELSAQTSIGRIAAQKLQASRLSAPASTTKASRSFFSLSAFKGSK, from the exons ATGAAATATCTCAGCTTGAAGAAGCTCGGAAATTTCATGTTTCTTTATATTCAAAG GATCGTATTGGGAGCGGGGAAGCAG AATGCGATTACTCAAGTGGTGCAGTGTCATCATTGCAGCAA GAAGATGATAACCCTTCATCGAATGCTTCCAA ATTTGAGGTTGACTGCTTTGAAAGGGGAATTAGCTGCTACTTTAAACCAAGCTGCTGGCACTACATgctcttttgaaaatattattaacattGAAAAGTTCTCTTACTATTTGGGGGCTGttgaattaag GAACTGTCTGCAGAAGTTTATTGCTGTGAGCGAGGAGAACAGGGCTATTGCTTTTCCGGGTAAAGAGTTGTTGCTTTCAAAAGTTGATGTCACAAATGACAAGGTTGGTTCAGAAGGGGGCGATTCTCAAACATCTAGACCATCAAAGTTGGATACACCAGTGAAGTATAGTGCTTCCCCTGCAAAAGCTGCACAGATAGAGAGGCAAAACTCATCAGGAAGTGAAGAATCTGCTTGTTCAAGTGAGGAGGAACAACCATCAGTGGAAAGAAGTCGTACTCTCATAAGATCTGCATCTCCGAGAAGGTCTGCATCTCCAATGCGAAGAGTCCAAATCGGGCGGTCTGGGTCACGAAGATCCACTGCTATAACGATTAAGAGTCTAAATTACTTTCCTGCCAGAGAAAGGTCTATCTCTCATAAAGATGATGCTGCTAGCGGTAGTGATGAAGAAGATTCTGAGCAAACCTCTAAAAAGGGTGAGAAGAATGCCTGTAGAATGAGTGTGCAAGATGCAATCAGTCTCTTTGAGAGCAAACAGAAAGGGCAAGCTGTTGATTATCAAAGGACGAAGTCATTATTAAGTGCGTCAGTTGGTGCTAATAAAGGGGTTTTGAGAAGATGGAGTTCAGGTGTGTGTGAAAACTATAAAGGCTCTGTTGATGTTGCTTCTGATGATCCAGTTTCCGAGGCTATCAATTTATTGGAAAGTCAAGAAAATGAGACGATTTTGGAAAAGAAACCCGATTCATATCCTCCTCCTGTAAGCCAGGACACCGAGGCGGCGGCTGCTGATTTCAAACAAAACTTACCTGAAGAAAAAGCATATAGTCCAAATGTTACAACAGAGGGATCTTTCCCTAACGAACATGAAGAAATGGATGAAAAGTTAAATGCCTCAGTTGAATGGACTCGACAAAAGGAAGCAGAGCTAGACCAATTGCTTACAAAAATGATGGAAACCAAGCCTAGCAAATATCGGAACTTGGCAGCAAGTAATGGAAAAAACCAGAGCCGTCCCGCCGAGCGTCGAGGTGGTTACTATGATCATTACAAAGAGAAGAGGGATGAGAAGCTTCGTGGTGAAGCTGCTAGGAATAGAGCAGAGACGGATAAACAATTGAAAGCAATGCAACAAATTCTTGATGAAAAAAAAGCTGAAATTGTCACAGGAAATGCAAATAATGTtagtaaaaaaacaaatattaagaGAACCCAGAGAACAGTCAAGAAATCCCCTGAATCCACAAATACCAAGGATGGAACTCCCAAACCTTCTGTTGCAAAGAAAGCTTCATCAAAAGCATCGCAACTTCCAGCAACACGGAAATCATGGCCGTCTTTGCCGTCACCAAGAGTTGCAGGGACATCAACTACTAAAACTCCTTCTACAACAAATTCTGCAGGTACTACTACACCTACCTGTAGAAGATCACAGCCAACAAAAGCAGTTCCTCCGACAAGCCAAAAGGGTGAGAAGATACAACCCCATGCAAAATCTGTTAAAACACCCCCGAGTAATATCAGAAAGAATGTTACAAATGGGAATGATAAGAAACAGCAGACTTTGACAAAAGCTAGCAAACCTTCAAAAGCCAGAGTTCAGCCTACCCCTGGAGATTCTGCATCCTCTGCTAAACCTGGACTCAACAGGGTAGCCAAGAAAAGTAGTGTGGTGCCTCTGGAATCAAAGGAGGCAAAGCCTTTTCTTCGTAAGGGGTCTGGTACTGCATCTGGTCATAGTCCAGTCATAAAGGCCAAAGTTTCATCTCAGCCTGAAAAATCTTTGAGGGAATCTACGGAATTTGTTCAAGCTGAGGAGAATGAAATTGCCTCTGTTGCTTCTAGTCCTCTTAATCAACTGCAGGACAAGGGTCTTGAGGAGTTAAAGATCCATGAAGATGAAAACTCCGTAATTAAGTTAGACAGCCCTCAAAAATATGAAGATAGGGATAGCTGCAATAAGGTTACACCAGATAATGAAGATGATTTTGGAAGGATGGAAGAGTCTGCACTGAAAAGAGAGGTTGAAGAGGAATCTAACATTTCTCCTCGCGCCTGGGTGGTAATAGAGGAGCAGGAGGATCAAGCCCTTCCATGTAATGATGGTTTTGGTCCCAATGAATCTCTGACTGATGGTACAACATTAAAAATCTCAAGTCCACGAGTTCGTCATTCTCTGTCTCAAATGTTGCTTGAAGAAAGCAGTGAAGATGTTATTGACTGGGGTAACGCTGAGAATCCTCCTACCATGGTATATCAGAAGGATGTGCCGAAAGGATTGAAGCGGCTTCTAAAGTTTGCTCGTAAGAGTAAGACTGATTCAAATTCAACTGGTGTTTCAAGCCCATCTGTCTTCTCAGAAGGTGAGGAGGATCCAGAGGATTCTAAACTTCTCACCAAAAGCAGTTCTGACAATCTATTGAGAAAGGCTACACTTCATGCCAAGCATTCTGGACAACCAAAGATGTCTTTGGAAGACTATGAGCTATCCG CTCAAACAAGTATTGGCAGAATTGCTGCTCAGAAACTGCAAGCAAGCCGGCTTTCAGCTCCAGCAAGTACAACAAAAG CATCAAGATCATTCTTTTCTCTTTCAGCATTCAAGGGAAGTAAGTAA
- the LOC107014665 gene encoding uncharacterized protein LOC107014665 isoform X1 translates to MEDGMDADVLMDYVEFQIFPSQNRYEAHICYGNKLVTAASGLLEQLILHSPKIKSLHSKGSDANFRFRPLGNLSDAKWFTKSTLIRFLRIISSSPIIDMAKAMVNEISQLEEARKFHVSLYSKGPQDRIGSGEAAECDYSSGAVSSLQQEDDNPSSNASKNELLRAIDLRLTALKGELAATLNQAAGTTCSFENIINIEKFSYYLGAVELRNCLQKFIAVSEENRAIAFPGKELLLSKVDVTNDKVGSEGGDSQTSRPSKLDTPVKYSASPAKAAQIERQNSSGSEESACSSEEEQPSVERSRTLIRSASPRRSASPMRRVQIGRSGSRRSTAITIKSLNYFPARERSISHKDDAASGSDEEDSEQTSKKGEKNACRMSVQDAISLFESKQKGQAVDYQRTKSLLSASVGANKGVLRRWSSGVCENYKGSVDVASDDPVSEAINLLESQENETILEKKPDSYPPPVSQDTEAAAADFKQNLPEEKAYSPNVTTEGSFPNEHEEMDEKLNASVEWTRQKEAELDQLLTKMMETKPSKYRNLAASNGKNQSRPAERRGGYYDHYKEKRDEKLRGEAARNRAETDKQLKAMQQILDEKKAEIVTGNANNVSKKTNIKRTQRTVKKSPESTNTKDGTPKPSVAKKASSKASQLPATRKSWPSLPSPRVAGTSTTKTPSTTNSAGTTTPTCRRSQPTKAVPPTSQKGEKIQPHAKSVKTPPSNIRKNVTNGNDKKQQTLTKASKPSKARVQPTPGDSASSAKPGLNRVAKKSSVVPLESKEAKPFLRKGSGTASGHSPVIKAKVSSQPEKSLRESTEFVQAEENEIASVASSPLNQLQDKGLEELKIHEDENSVIKLDSPQKYEDRDSCNKVTPDNEDDFGRMEESALKREVEEESNISPRAWVVIEEQEDQALPCNDGFGPNESLTDGTTLKISSPRVRHSLSQMLLEESSEDVIDWGNAENPPTMVYQKDVPKGLKRLLKFARKSKTDSNSTGVSSPSVFSEGEEDPEDSKLLTKSSSDNLLRKATLHAKHSGQPKMSLEDYELSAQTSIGRIAAQKLQASRLSAPASTTKASRSFFSLSAFKGSK, encoded by the exons ATGGAGGATGGAATGGATGCTGATGTCTTGATGGACTATGTTGAATTTCAGATTTTTCCAAGCCAGAACAG GTACGAGGCACATATCTGCTATGGCAACAAGTTAGTAACAGCGGCCTCTGGACTTCTGGAGCAGTTGATACTTCATTCTCCCAAAATCAAATCTTTGCACTCAAAGGGTTCAGATGCCAATTTCAGATTTAGACCTCTAGGGAATCTTAGTGATGCTAAATGGTTTACAAAATCCACATTGATCAG GTTTCTTCGTATTATCAGCTCATCACCTATAATTGATATGGCCAAGGCCATGGTAAATGAAATATCTCAGCTTGAAGAAGCTCGGAAATTTCATGTTTCTTTATATTCAAAG GGTCCTCAGGATCGTATTGGGAGCGGGGAAGCAG CAGAATGCGATTACTCAAGTGGTGCAGTGTCATCATTGCAGCAA GAAGATGATAACCCTTCATCGAATGCTTCCAA GAATGAATTGCTGAGGGCAATAGATTTGAGGTTGACTGCTTTGAAAGGGGAATTAGCTGCTACTTTAAACCAAGCTGCTGGCACTACATgctcttttgaaaatattattaacattGAAAAGTTCTCTTACTATTTGGGGGCTGttgaattaag GAACTGTCTGCAGAAGTTTATTGCTGTGAGCGAGGAGAACAGGGCTATTGCTTTTCCGGGTAAAGAGTTGTTGCTTTCAAAAGTTGATGTCACAAATGACAAGGTTGGTTCAGAAGGGGGCGATTCTCAAACATCTAGACCATCAAAGTTGGATACACCAGTGAAGTATAGTGCTTCCCCTGCAAAAGCTGCACAGATAGAGAGGCAAAACTCATCAGGAAGTGAAGAATCTGCTTGTTCAAGTGAGGAGGAACAACCATCAGTGGAAAGAAGTCGTACTCTCATAAGATCTGCATCTCCGAGAAGGTCTGCATCTCCAATGCGAAGAGTCCAAATCGGGCGGTCTGGGTCACGAAGATCCACTGCTATAACGATTAAGAGTCTAAATTACTTTCCTGCCAGAGAAAGGTCTATCTCTCATAAAGATGATGCTGCTAGCGGTAGTGATGAAGAAGATTCTGAGCAAACCTCTAAAAAGGGTGAGAAGAATGCCTGTAGAATGAGTGTGCAAGATGCAATCAGTCTCTTTGAGAGCAAACAGAAAGGGCAAGCTGTTGATTATCAAAGGACGAAGTCATTATTAAGTGCGTCAGTTGGTGCTAATAAAGGGGTTTTGAGAAGATGGAGTTCAGGTGTGTGTGAAAACTATAAAGGCTCTGTTGATGTTGCTTCTGATGATCCAGTTTCCGAGGCTATCAATTTATTGGAAAGTCAAGAAAATGAGACGATTTTGGAAAAGAAACCCGATTCATATCCTCCTCCTGTAAGCCAGGACACCGAGGCGGCGGCTGCTGATTTCAAACAAAACTTACCTGAAGAAAAAGCATATAGTCCAAATGTTACAACAGAGGGATCTTTCCCTAACGAACATGAAGAAATGGATGAAAAGTTAAATGCCTCAGTTGAATGGACTCGACAAAAGGAAGCAGAGCTAGACCAATTGCTTACAAAAATGATGGAAACCAAGCCTAGCAAATATCGGAACTTGGCAGCAAGTAATGGAAAAAACCAGAGCCGTCCCGCCGAGCGTCGAGGTGGTTACTATGATCATTACAAAGAGAAGAGGGATGAGAAGCTTCGTGGTGAAGCTGCTAGGAATAGAGCAGAGACGGATAAACAATTGAAAGCAATGCAACAAATTCTTGATGAAAAAAAAGCTGAAATTGTCACAGGAAATGCAAATAATGTtagtaaaaaaacaaatattaagaGAACCCAGAGAACAGTCAAGAAATCCCCTGAATCCACAAATACCAAGGATGGAACTCCCAAACCTTCTGTTGCAAAGAAAGCTTCATCAAAAGCATCGCAACTTCCAGCAACACGGAAATCATGGCCGTCTTTGCCGTCACCAAGAGTTGCAGGGACATCAACTACTAAAACTCCTTCTACAACAAATTCTGCAGGTACTACTACACCTACCTGTAGAAGATCACAGCCAACAAAAGCAGTTCCTCCGACAAGCCAAAAGGGTGAGAAGATACAACCCCATGCAAAATCTGTTAAAACACCCCCGAGTAATATCAGAAAGAATGTTACAAATGGGAATGATAAGAAACAGCAGACTTTGACAAAAGCTAGCAAACCTTCAAAAGCCAGAGTTCAGCCTACCCCTGGAGATTCTGCATCCTCTGCTAAACCTGGACTCAACAGGGTAGCCAAGAAAAGTAGTGTGGTGCCTCTGGAATCAAAGGAGGCAAAGCCTTTTCTTCGTAAGGGGTCTGGTACTGCATCTGGTCATAGTCCAGTCATAAAGGCCAAAGTTTCATCTCAGCCTGAAAAATCTTTGAGGGAATCTACGGAATTTGTTCAAGCTGAGGAGAATGAAATTGCCTCTGTTGCTTCTAGTCCTCTTAATCAACTGCAGGACAAGGGTCTTGAGGAGTTAAAGATCCATGAAGATGAAAACTCCGTAATTAAGTTAGACAGCCCTCAAAAATATGAAGATAGGGATAGCTGCAATAAGGTTACACCAGATAATGAAGATGATTTTGGAAGGATGGAAGAGTCTGCACTGAAAAGAGAGGTTGAAGAGGAATCTAACATTTCTCCTCGCGCCTGGGTGGTAATAGAGGAGCAGGAGGATCAAGCCCTTCCATGTAATGATGGTTTTGGTCCCAATGAATCTCTGACTGATGGTACAACATTAAAAATCTCAAGTCCACGAGTTCGTCATTCTCTGTCTCAAATGTTGCTTGAAGAAAGCAGTGAAGATGTTATTGACTGGGGTAACGCTGAGAATCCTCCTACCATGGTATATCAGAAGGATGTGCCGAAAGGATTGAAGCGGCTTCTAAAGTTTGCTCGTAAGAGTAAGACTGATTCAAATTCAACTGGTGTTTCAAGCCCATCTGTCTTCTCAGAAGGTGAGGAGGATCCAGAGGATTCTAAACTTCTCACCAAAAGCAGTTCTGACAATCTATTGAGAAAGGCTACACTTCATGCCAAGCATTCTGGACAACCAAAGATGTCTTTGGAAGACTATGAGCTATCCG CTCAAACAAGTATTGGCAGAATTGCTGCTCAGAAACTGCAAGCAAGCCGGCTTTCAGCTCCAGCAAGTACAACAAAAG CATCAAGATCATTCTTTTCTCTTTCAGCATTCAAGGGAAGTAAGTAA